The nucleotide window GCTCATCAGCCGAACCAGCTCTTCATCAGCAAATTGAGCGTAATCGGTTATCATCTCAGCATAAAATCTCAACCAATATAAACACTTATTTAAAAAAGTTATACATCTAACTCAGAAAGCCGCTGCAACAGCTATTATCCGTTTACCTTTAAGTTGTTGAGATAAGCTGCTTTCATTGTTGCGTCCGTTACCTGTTTATTGGGCATGTTTCCTGCTGTTTCCATTTCTTCAAAAACCCGTCTGGCATTTCCTGTCAATCGTTGTTGTATTAAATAATTATCAAACGCTGTCTGAGCAATGTCCTGGTTACCGAAGCAACATAAAAAATCGATTGGCAGATTTTGATGACGGGTGTCAAAATGCTCATTCAGCGCTAATCCGTTTGTGGCTATCTCTTTTAATACCTGATCAATATCTTCAAATTTTTCAAAGACCGGCAGCGCATAGGTAATGATCAGTTCACATAATTTAGGGATTTCATGGTCCTGGTTACTGATGGCCATATTCCAATCCTGGTTTTTGTTTTTCAGCGGTGTTAGATTTTCCAACCGTGTGCCGAAGATAAACCCTGCAGCGGTATCTGTCTTGTACTGCTGCAGCTGCCATTTTTTAAGCTCATTGGAAGTAATGGACAGATGAGGCCACAGGGATACACTTCCACTCCAGTTTTTGGTACTGGACTGAAAATATATTTCGAAGTTCAGTTTTTTGTTTTGGGATGATTTTCTCAGGAGCTGCCCTTTCTGTAATGGTTTGAAGCCAAAGGCAGCCATCCTTTCTGCAATTTTCTGACATCCCGTCCGGAATATTTCTCCTGCATTCATTTTTTGATGTATTTGTAGCACCAGGGTGCTCCTGCAAACATAATACATCCTTTGGAAGTACCTATATGAAAATAAGTACCTTTATCCCTATGCAGGCACTATCCATTTTAAGAGAGCATCTGGCTAAAACAGCATCCCTTACGCAGGGAGAGTTTGACTATCTCTTTTCCCATTTCAAACCGCTCTCCTTTAAAAAAGGTCAGATGGTGATACGGGAAGGTGATAAAGTGGACCACGAATATTTTGTGTTGTCCGGCTGCCTGAAAGCCTTCTTCATTAATGAAGAGGGCAAAATGCATGTTCTGCAGTTTGCCATGCCCACCTGGTGGACTTCCGACTATCATGCGTTGTACAGCCAAACCAGGGCCACCATTAATGTTGATTGTATCAGTGACGCGGAATTACTGAGTCTTTCCAATGCCGACAGGGAGAAGCTTTGCAGCGAGATTCACCAGGTAGAATATTTTTTCCGCTGGCGTACCAACAAGGGTTATGTGGCTGCGCAGAAGCGTTTGCTTTCTTTTATGAACAACGATGCTAAAACCCGTTACGAAGAACTGCTGCAGATGTATCCCCAACTTCATCAGCTGGTCCCCAAACATCTTATTGCTGCTTACCTGGGCGTTTCCCGGGAAACATTGAGCCGACTGCACAGAACCCACCAGAATGTGACATAGATCACGTAATCATTCTCTGCTTCCGGCGTTACTTTGTGTCATAATTATCTCACTCCATCTCAACCGATATGAAAACATTATTATTGACAGTCCTGATCGCCTGTTCCCCATGGGGTATCAGGGCTCAACACAAAACAGTCATGGAAACACAGCAGAAAGACTCACTGGAGATCTCCCTGGTGCTGGAAAACCATTATTTTAATGGCATTTATACAGGCGATGTCAATAAACTGCGCGAAATTTATTATCCCGGCACACTACTTTTTGGAGATGTAAAGGGTCAGCCATATGCCAAAACGCTGGATCAATACCTCGACGGGGTACAACATCGCCAGAGTCCAAAAGACTCCGGCAAACCCTTCAAAGGGTCCATTCTGAACATCCGGACAGTAAACTCCATCGCTATTGCAGAAGTAAAAGTGAAAATGTACGACTTCAATTACCATGAATTCCTCTCCTTTCACAAGATCGATGACAAATGGGTGATTGTTAATAAAATGATTAGTGACGTAAACGAATAAACGAAGAACCATGTGGCATAATACCAAAGTAACCCGTTTATTGGGTATCGACTATCCCATCCTGCAAGGCCCTTTTGGTGGCGGTCTTTCTTCTGTCGCACTCGTAACGACTGTGTCCGATGCAGGCGGACTGGGAGGGTACGGGGCGTATACCCTGAGCCCACAGGAGATCTATGAATTAGACAGGCAGATCAAAACCAGTACTGACCGGCCCTACAACCTCAACCTCTGGGTATCGGATACAGACGCACCTGACGGGCAAGTGAGTGAAGAACAATATGAACAGGCCCAACGGATATTCAAACCTTATTTTGATGAACTGTCCCTTCCCTTTCCTGAAAAGCCGGCACCTTTTCAATCGAGGTTTGAGAACCAGCTGCAGACCGTACTGGATATACGTCCTAAAGTATTCAGTTTTCTGTTTGGCACCCTGTCTGCCGATATTATGGAGCAATGCCACCGCGCAGGCATCAGGACGATAGGCGCCGCCACTACTGTCAGTGAAGCTGTGGCCCTGGAAAATAGCGGTGTGGATATGATCGTGGCCACAGGTTTTGAGGCCGGCGGTCACCGGCCTTCTTTTCTGGAACCAGCGGAAGTGTCTACTATAGGCACCTTTGTACTCCTGCAACTGATCAGGGAGAAAGTAAAGATCCCTGTTATTGCTGCCGGCGGGATTGCCAACGGACGCGGAGTGGCCGCTGCATTAACATTGGGCGCAGATGCGGTACAGGTAGGCACCGCATTTTTAGCCTGTGATGAATCGAACGCGCTTCCTATTCATAAACAGATGTTGTTTGACCAGGCTGCACATCATACCATTCTCACCAGAGCCTTCACCGGCAGGCTCGGGCGCGGGTTGACCAACCGGATCAACAAAGACCTGACCAGCCGGGAAGCACATACGCTTCCCTTCCCACTGCAATCTGCATTGATGTCATCTCTCAGAAAAGCAGCCATTGATCAGCAACAATGGGACATGGTCTTTTTCTGGGGCGGACAAATAGCACCCATACTCAAACACAGAAAAGCACAACAGCTGATGCAGGTGCTGATAGAAGATACCACCACTTATTTTGATGATCTGAAAGTTTAAGTTTCTTTTATCGTATTACCCTGTAAAAAACGCCGTTACATCACAGGATGCTGTTCCTGCAAAGACCAGTGTAGCAGTTTTGAATTGTTTTTACGAGTCAGCATAACAGGCGCATTCACCGTTCCCTTATCATCAGAAGGCGTAAGGTACAGGTCTGTTCCTTTCAGTCTGATCAGAAAATCATCTTTACCGGCAGGAATAAACTCATACTGCTGACCCGCTTCTCCAGGTGTCAGTGGCTGCTCTTCCAACACCGTTCCTTCTGCTGCCTTAGGAGCTTTAGGCTGGAAAGTCTTGCCAGAGTAGAGGTTGGCCAACTGATAGGCGTTTCCTTCTATTTTCTTAAAATCCCAGGTAACGCATTTCCAGTTAACCGGAGAATAGGCAACAATAGGTGTTCCGTTTCGTGTATCAGCATCTTTGATACGCAGAAAAATTCCTGTTTCCACATTTTTGATGGCGAAGGTGCCAGTGATCGTCTGTGAAAAACAACTGCCGGAAAATGCAGTAGCGATGGCCACTAAGACCACAGAGCGTATTTTCATAGAAGATGGGGTTTGTTTATATGAATTTCGGTATCCTGACAGGATACAACAAATTATTTTTGACCGGCGGTATTGTTTTTCTACCCAAGTGTATTAAAATCTCTTAAAATATTTTTTGCAACAATGTTTCATTTTCAAAACACATGTAGTATATTTGTTGCATGCACATCCAACAGCTTCACTCCATACGCAGACTGCTGGCCATTTTAGGAATGGCCTTACTGCTCTTTGTGCATATGGTGAAGCTGTTTCACCAGCATCATCCCATCACCGGAAAACATACAAAGGGGGACTATCAGTTACAGGCATCCCATATCTGCGCCATCTGTGATTATCAGCTAGCCAAGGATGCTACCGTACCAGACCTGATCGCAGCACCGCCGGTACTATCCTCTCCATATCACACTACTGCTTCACTTACTGTAGTTCCCTATCCAGGGATATCACAGACACACGCCAATAAGGGCCCTCCTGTTGCATAATCCATATCGCAACATCATATCAGTTCCTATTGTATACCGTATTTCTGTAAGTTATGCTGCAAGCTATTGCGTTAACCAGAAAGTTCGGCCGGCATACCGCATTGGATGCACTTGACCTGTTGGTAAACAGCGGCGAGATATTCTGCCTGCTTGGACCCAACGGTGCCGGCAAAACGACTACTATCAATTGTTTCCTTGGATTCCTTTCTCCCAGCAGCGGAACAGCGCTGATAAATGGTATCCCTGTGTTCCGTCGGCCACAGGAGGCCCGCCGGCATATTGCCTATATTCCTGAGACAGTAACCCTGTATCCGTATCTGAGTGGACTGGAAAACCTTTCCTTTTTCCACTCACTTACCGGAGAACAACTTTCCAGCGACTATTATATCGCATTGTTACTGGATACCGGTTTACAGGAGCAGGCCATACACCGGCCCGTGCAAACCTATTCCAAAGGCATGCGACAGAAAGTAGGCATCGCCATTGCTACCGCCAAAAATGCCGGTGCTCTCCTGCTCGATGAACCAACATCCGGGCTGGACCCCAAAGCCAGCAATGAGTTTTCAACATTGTTGCGCCGCTTCAGCCAGGAAGGACGTGCTGTATTGATGGCCACCCATGATATTTACCGTGCCAAAGAAGTAGCCACCCGCATCGGTATTATGAAGGAAGGCCGCCTGCTCACTATCATGGATGCCGCCACCACAGACCATTACACACTGGAGAACATTTATCTGGAATATATGGAGACATCCATCTAGTATCAAACATCATCATATGTTTTCAACTATAGCCATAAAAGAATGGCGTATGGTGCTGCGTAACCATGCGATGCTTGCTGCACTGCTGTCAGCGCTGCTTTTATCGGGTATTGCCTCGATAGGAAGCCGCATAACCTTACAGGAAGAACAGCATGAACGGGAAGCCGCTAACCGCGGGTTTCGCCGGCAATGGGAACAGTTGCGGACAAACGATCCACACGGTGCAGCCCATTTTGGCACGTATATCTTCAAGCCGCTTACAGCATTGAGCGGGTTCGACAGAGGACTGGACCCCATTACCGGCAGTACCCTGCGGATAGAAGCACATATACAACACCATACCGCCACTCCGCCGCTAAGCCCGGCAGATGTATACCTCCGTTTCGGAGAACTAACACCGGCCACCGTGCTGCAGTTGTTCTTTCCCCTATTGATCTTTTTCCTCTGCTTCAACAGTTATGCACAGGAAAGATCATCCGGCACCCTCCGG belongs to Chitinophaga sp. HK235 and includes:
- a CDS encoding nitronate monooxygenase family protein produces the protein MWHNTKVTRLLGIDYPILQGPFGGGLSSVALVTTVSDAGGLGGYGAYTLSPQEIYELDRQIKTSTDRPYNLNLWVSDTDAPDGQVSEEQYEQAQRIFKPYFDELSLPFPEKPAPFQSRFENQLQTVLDIRPKVFSFLFGTLSADIMEQCHRAGIRTIGAATTVSEAVALENSGVDMIVATGFEAGGHRPSFLEPAEVSTIGTFVLLQLIREKVKIPVIAAGGIANGRGVAAALTLGADAVQVGTAFLACDESNALPIHKQMLFDQAAHHTILTRAFTGRLGRGLTNRINKDLTSREAHTLPFPLQSALMSSLRKAAIDQQQWDMVFFWGGQIAPILKHRKAQQLMQVLIEDTTTYFDDLKV
- a CDS encoding nuclear transport factor 2 family protein; its protein translation is MKTLLLTVLIACSPWGIRAQHKTVMETQQKDSLEISLVLENHYFNGIYTGDVNKLREIYYPGTLLFGDVKGQPYAKTLDQYLDGVQHRQSPKDSGKPFKGSILNIRTVNSIAIAEVKVKMYDFNYHEFLSFHKIDDKWVIVNKMISDVNE
- a CDS encoding ABC transporter ATP-binding protein, with protein sequence MLQAIALTRKFGRHTALDALDLLVNSGEIFCLLGPNGAGKTTTINCFLGFLSPSSGTALINGIPVFRRPQEARRHIAYIPETVTLYPYLSGLENLSFFHSLTGEQLSSDYYIALLLDTGLQEQAIHRPVQTYSKGMRQKVGIAIATAKNAGALLLDEPTSGLDPKASNEFSTLLRRFSQEGRAVLMATHDIYRAKEVATRIGIMKEGRLLTIMDAATTDHYTLENIYLEYMETSI
- a CDS encoding RICIN domain-containing protein → MKIRSVVLVAIATAFSGSCFSQTITGTFAIKNVETGIFLRIKDADTRNGTPIVAYSPVNWKCVTWDFKKIEGNAYQLANLYSGKTFQPKAPKAAEGTVLEEQPLTPGEAGQQYEFIPAGKDDFLIRLKGTDLYLTPSDDKGTVNAPVMLTRKNNSKLLHWSLQEQHPVM
- a CDS encoding DUF4304 domain-containing protein, whose amino-acid sequence is MNAGEIFRTGCQKIAERMAAFGFKPLQKGQLLRKSSQNKKLNFEIYFQSSTKNWSGSVSLWPHLSITSNELKKWQLQQYKTDTAAGFIFGTRLENLTPLKNKNQDWNMAISNQDHEIPKLCELIITYALPVFEKFEDIDQVLKEIATNGLALNEHFDTRHQNLPIDFLCCFGNQDIAQTAFDNYLIQQRLTGNARRVFEEMETAGNMPNKQVTDATMKAAYLNNLKVNG
- a CDS encoding Crp/Fnr family transcriptional regulator; this encodes MKISTFIPMQALSILREHLAKTASLTQGEFDYLFSHFKPLSFKKGQMVIREGDKVDHEYFVLSGCLKAFFINEEGKMHVLQFAMPTWWTSDYHALYSQTRATINVDCISDAELLSLSNADREKLCSEIHQVEYFFRWRTNKGYVAAQKRLLSFMNNDAKTRYEELLQMYPQLHQLVPKHLIAAYLGVSRETLSRLHRTHQNVT